The Bacteroides ovatus genomic interval AAAGCCGAATGGCTGGTAGCTCTTGCCGAATTAACAGACAGCAGGGAAAAAGGCATCGAAATATTCCGTGAAATCCCTAAACGTTATCAAGTTTTGAAAGCGCTCACCGAATCGGTAGAGCAACGTCCTACCGTTATGCTCAATACCCCGTGGAACGACAGTTGGGTGATGCCTTCCACACAAAGTTATATGGCACAATTGGTAACTGATGCAGGTGCGGATTACATCTACAAAGAAAACACTTCTAACAGTTCCACTCCCATCGGACTGGAAACAGCTTACAAACTGATACAAAAGGCCGACTACTGGATTAATGTAGGCATGGCTTCTACGTTGGATGAATTAAAGACGGTCAATCCTAAATTTGTAGACGCCAAAGCTGTACGCGAAAAAACTGTTTACAACAACAATTTACGAACAACACCGACAGGAGGTAATGACTACTGGGAATCTGCAGTGGTACGTCCCGACGTCGTATTGCGTGATCTGATTCATATCTTTCACCCCGAACTCGTATCCGATTCACTTTACTATTACAGACACCTGGAATGAAACAGCCTGATAAACGTACTCCCTTTTTATTCATTACACTGGGTATAGTTACCATACTGTTATTACTGATAGACATGGCAACGGGAGATACATATATTCCTATCACCAAGGTATGGGCTGTACTCACCGGAGGCGAATGTGACGAAATGACACGGAATATTCTCCTTTCTATCCGTTTCATACGGGTAGTGGTAGCGGCTTTGATAGGAATAGCACTCTCCGTTAGCGGTTTACAGATGCAAACAGTATTCCAGAATCCGTTGGCAGATCCTTACCTGCTGGGAGTAAGTTCCGGTGCAGGACTGGGCGTAGCTCTGTTCATACTAGGTGCTCCATTACTTGGATGGGCGGAGTTTCCAATTCTTCAGTCGCTGGGTATCGTAGGTTCGGGCTGGATAGGAACTGCCATAATCTTATTGGGAGTAGCCATTATCAGCCGGAAAGTAAAAAACATTCTCGGTGTATTGATTATGGGAGTTATGATAGGCTACGTAGCAGGTGCTATCATTCAGATACTCCAATACCTAAGTTCTGCCGAACAACTGAAAATGTTCACACTCTGGTCAATGGGATCTCTTAGCCACATCACAGTCACCCAACTGGGAATTATGATACCAATGTTATGTATCGGTTTACTAATTTCCGTAGCCTGTATCAAATCGCTGAACCTGTTACTGCTCGGTGAAAATTATGCACGAACGATGGGAATGAACATTAAACGTTCACGCATGTTCATCTTCGTTTCTACCGCACTGCTGACAGGAACGGTCACCGCTTTCTGTGGTCCGGTAGGATTTATCGGCCTGGCAGTACCGCATGTCACACGACTGCTATTCAACAATGCCGACCACCGGATACTGGTCCCCGGCACCATGCTGACAGGGCTTATCAGCATGCTTCTCTGCGACATCATCGCCAAGAAGTTCCTACTTCCGGTTAACTGCATCACCGCCTTACTAGGTGTTCCGGTTATTTTATGGGTAATTGCTAAAAACTTGCGTAGATTCAAATGATAGAACTTAAAGAACTGACATTAGGATATGGACAGCGCACGCTGTTGGAAACGGTAAATGCCCGAATCACAGGCGGACAACTCGTTGCCCTGTTAGGACGTAACGGAACGGGAAAGAGCACCCTACTCCGTGCCATGATGGGACTGGAAAAGCCTCAATCAGGAGAAATTACTCTGCAAGGAAAAAACATAGCTTCATTGAAACCGGAAAAATTAGCCCGGAATATCAGCTTTGTCACCACCGATAAAGTACGCATCGCTAATCTCCGCTGTAAAGATGTAGTAGCTTTAGGGCGTGCTCCCTATACCAACTGGATCGGCCAACTGCAACCGGAAGACCAAAAGCGGGTGGATGACGCTATGCAGCTAGTCGGTATGTCCGGTTATGCAGAAAAGACAATGGATAAAATGTCCGATGGCGAATGTCAGCGAATTATGATTGCCCGTGCTCTTGCACAGGATACTCCCGTCATCCTGCTTGATGAACCGACCGCCTTCCTGGACTTACCTAACCGCTACGAGCTCTGTTTGCTTTTAAAGAAACTGGCACAGGAAGAAAAAAAATGTGTCTTATTCTCCACTCATGACCTCGACATCGCCTTATCGCTTTGCGACTCCATCATGCTCATAGATAATCCGCAGATGTACACGCTGCCTACTCCGGAAATGGTGGCCAGCGGACATATAGAAAGACTTTTCCGAAATGAATCCGTCACGTTTGATGTGCAGGAGATGAGAGTACGCATCAAATAAACAAACAGATATCCGACAAGAATCAGACTGTGTATAAAATAAATAGGTAGCATTCATTTGGGTTCTATATAAATTCGCTATCTTTGCCCCTGAATTGGTTTCAGATAGCCATATCAACTATCTGAATTAAAAGGGAATCGGGTGTAAATCCCGGACAGTCCCGCTGCTGTGAAACTCTATTCAACTTCTTGATATTTACTTTTACCACTGACCGGGTATAGATAGTCAAGGTCGGGAAGGAATCAGGAAGGGAGTCAGTCAGAAGACCTGCCATTCATACCTTTATAGCTGTTTTTACTCGTGGGATAGGAAAATGGCAAACTGTAAAAAATAATCGAGTAGTCATGACATCGGAAATGATTGAAGGAGGATAAATTCTCTCTAGCTAAAATATCAAAAGGACGGCATTAGACCGTCATGCTCAATGTGTGCGTATCCCCGCAGAAGTGATTTCTCCGGGGTTACTTTTAGCTAAACTAAATATCATCATATAATAATCACAATGGAAGTTCTAAGAAATTTATTTGAAGGTTACCCCAATCTTTGGGGCGGCGGAGTGGCACACTCCGTACTGATTCTGTCACTAACCATAGCGTTTGGAATCATCCTTGCAAAAATCAAAGTGCGGGGAGTATCTCTAGGAGTTACCTGGATACTCTTTGTCGGAATCGTATTCGGTCATTTCAACATGAATCTGGACGAACACCTGCTCCACTTTCTAAAAGAATTCGGATTGATTCTGTTTGTTTACTCAATTGGTTTGCAGGTAGGACCCGGCTTTTTTTCAGCATTCAAAAAGGGGGGCTTTACCCTGAATATGCTAGCTATGCTCGTAGTAGTATTAGGAGTAACCATTACTATTATCCTGCACTTCACCACCGGAACTCCGATTACCACAATGGTAGGTATTTTGTCCGGAGCCGTCACCAATACTCCGGGGCTGGGAGCCGCACAACAGGCCAACAGTGATTTGAATGGCATAGATGCTCCCGAAATTGCTTTAGGATATGCTGTCAGCTATCCGCTGGGTGTAGTAGGTATCATCCTTTCCCTGCTTGCTTTGAAATATCTCCTTCGCATCAATACTGCTCAAGAAGAAAAAGAAGCAGAAGTCGGTCTGGGACATCTCCAGGAACTTACCGTACGCCCTATCTCCATTGAAGTGAGAAACGAATCGGTAGATGGCATCAGGATTAAAGAACTCCGCCCGTTACTGAACCGTAAGTTTGTCATTTCCCGCATCAAACACCGCGAGGGTGGAGAAACCGAATTGGTCAATTCCGAAACAATTCTACATGTAGGGGATATCATATTAGTGATCTCTACCCCGATTGACGTGGAAGCAATTACTGTATTCTTCGGAAAGGAAATCAAAATGGAATGGGAACAACTGAACAAAGAGCTCATTTCACGCCGTATCCTGATTACTAAACCGGAATTGAACGGGAAAACGCTTTCACAACTCAAAATCAGAAATAACTTCGGAGCAAACATCACCCGCGTCAATCGTTCGGGAGTAGACTTGGTAGCCTCTCCACAATTACAGTTACAAATGGGAGACCGTGTCACCATTGTAGGTTCCGAACTGGCTGTTGCCCATGCAGAGAAAGTACTTGGCAACTCCATGAAACGCTTAAATCATCCGAACCTGATTCCTATCTTTATAGGTATCGCTTTAGGATGTATTCTGGGAAGTCTTCCTTTCGCATTTCCCGGAATTCCGCAACCTGTGAAACTAGGATTGGCAGGCGGTCCGCTCATCGTTTCTATCCTGATTAGCCGTTTCGGTCCGAAATACAAGCTGATTACTTATACCACCATGAGTGCCAACCTGATGCTTCGTGAAATCGGTATTTCCATCTTCCTCGCTTGCGTAGGTTTAGGAGCAGGCGAAGGCTTTGTAGACACAGTCATTCATGGCGGAGGATATATATGGGTAGGCTACGGAGTAATCATAACCATCCTGCCACTTCTGATTACGGGATTGATAGGACGGTATTATTGCAAGCTGAATTATTTCACGCTTATCGGAGTTCTGGCTGGTTCTACCACCAATCCGCCGGCATTGGCTTACTCCAATGACCTGACCTCCTGTGATGCGCCTGCCGTCGGCTACGCTACGGTGTATCCGCTCACCATGTTTCTGCGAGTATTGACGGCACAAATATTGATTCTGTCGTTGGGATAACATATTAATATATCCTTTTTCCATCCAATTGATTATTAACAAATGGGGAAAACAGAATCAGATGCCGGAATATTTGTTATTGGTCAGTGGGATATTTTTTTAGAATAAAACAAACTAATTAATAAAAACTTTCTAACTTTGTGCCATTAAGGTTTCCTTAAACAACTTTTGCGTTGTTAAGGAATGAAAAGGGAATGCCGTGTAAACCGGCAACAGAACCTGCTGCTGTAAATCTCCGCTCCTTGTAATCAGAGAGCAAAATTGCAACACGAAAGTCACTGGATAGTTTATCTGGGAAGGCGTTGCAAAATGGGATGAGTCAGAAGACCTGCCTTGATGCTCTGATTTACACCTGCGGGATTTCGGGTAGTAGTCAAATAGAAAATAAGCAATTATCTTTTATTTGGTATAATAGCTATATGTCCGTTTGTGTAGATTGAATTCAGATCTGAACAAACGGATTTTTTATACCTATAAAATAAAAGACATGCTTTCTATTCAAGTCCATTCATACAATAAGCATTGTATCCATTTACGGTGGATATTATGTTTGATTCTATCTCTATTTACCACAGTACCAGCCATTTCCCAGTCCAGGGTTCGGCATCAGACTTCTCTGTCTGATACACTTCTCAAACTCAAAGAAGTTACTATCTACAGCAACCGGATGCAAAAAAAGATGTCTCCTGTACAGATTCTGTCCGGCAAAGAACTTGAGAAGCTAAATGTTTACTCCGTCGCCGATGCTTTACGCTACTTTTCCGGAGTACAGATAAAAGATTACGGAGGTATTGGAGGACTAAAAA includes:
- a CDS encoding FecCD family ABC transporter permease, translating into MKQPDKRTPFLFITLGIVTILLLLIDMATGDTYIPITKVWAVLTGGECDEMTRNILLSIRFIRVVVAALIGIALSVSGLQMQTVFQNPLADPYLLGVSSGAGLGVALFILGAPLLGWAEFPILQSLGIVGSGWIGTAIILLGVAIISRKVKNILGVLIMGVMIGYVAGAIIQILQYLSSAEQLKMFTLWSMGSLSHITVTQLGIMIPMLCIGLLISVACIKSLNLLLLGENYARTMGMNIKRSRMFIFVSTALLTGTVTAFCGPVGFIGLAVPHVTRLLFNNADHRILVPGTMLTGLISMLLCDIIAKKFLLPVNCITALLGVPVILWVIAKNLRRFK
- a CDS encoding putative transporter; translation: MEVLRNLFEGYPNLWGGGVAHSVLILSLTIAFGIILAKIKVRGVSLGVTWILFVGIVFGHFNMNLDEHLLHFLKEFGLILFVYSIGLQVGPGFFSAFKKGGFTLNMLAMLVVVLGVTITIILHFTTGTPITTMVGILSGAVTNTPGLGAAQQANSDLNGIDAPEIALGYAVSYPLGVVGIILSLLALKYLLRINTAQEEKEAEVGLGHLQELTVRPISIEVRNESVDGIRIKELRPLLNRKFVISRIKHREGGETELVNSETILHVGDIILVISTPIDVEAITVFFGKEIKMEWEQLNKELISRRILITKPELNGKTLSQLKIRNNFGANITRVNRSGVDLVASPQLQLQMGDRVTIVGSELAVAHAEKVLGNSMKRLNHPNLIPIFIGIALGCILGSLPFAFPGIPQPVKLGLAGGPLIVSILISRFGPKYKLITYTTMSANLMLREIGISIFLACVGLGAGEGFVDTVIHGGGYIWVGYGVIITILPLLITGLIGRYYCKLNYFTLIGVLAGSTTNPPALAYSNDLTSCDAPAVGYATVYPLTMFLRVLTAQILILSLG
- a CDS encoding ABC transporter ATP-binding protein, yielding MIELKELTLGYGQRTLLETVNARITGGQLVALLGRNGTGKSTLLRAMMGLEKPQSGEITLQGKNIASLKPEKLARNISFVTTDKVRIANLRCKDVVALGRAPYTNWIGQLQPEDQKRVDDAMQLVGMSGYAEKTMDKMSDGECQRIMIARALAQDTPVILLDEPTAFLDLPNRYELCLLLKKLAQEEKKCVLFSTHDLDIALSLCDSIMLIDNPQMYTLPTPEMVASGHIERLFRNESVTFDVQEMRVRIK